TACCCTTACAGACGAAAGCATAAAGGGCTATAATACCTTTGCCAAGGTAAGCCCGCCTTTAAGAAGCAAAGAAGACGTAGAGGCAATTAAAGAAGGCCTTCTTGATGATACCATAGATGTTATTTCAACAGGCCATTCCCCCGATACCATAGAAAGCAAGGATACGGAATTTGACCTTGCAAGCTTTGGCATATCGTCTCTTGAAACCGCCTTTTCCATAAGCTATGATGCCCTTGTTTCCAAAGGGCTTATGACTATGGGCCATTTATGCGAAAAGTTCTGCAAAAATCCGGCAGAAATACTTAAAATAAATGGCAAAGGAAGGATAAAAGAAGGTTACGACGGGGACATTATTATATTTAATAAAAATAAGTCATATTATATATTACCGGAAAAATTCGTGTCAAAGGCAAAATATTCTCCTTATAGCGGAAGCGAAATTTGCGGAAAACTCGTATATACTATTGTAAAGGGAGAAATAGTATATTCAAGCTAGGAGAGAACTATGAAAAATAAGATTATATTATTTTTAGCCGTTATTTCAATGGCGGTTTTCGGCGGATATATTCTTAATGACACCGTAAATAAGGAGATTGATCCTAACTCCATTTCAGGCATATCTCAATTAGCGGGGGTTAAGGGTATTTCCAACAGAATCATAGCAGAAGATGTTCTTATTGAGGCCATGGAAACCAATGCAAAGCTTGTGGTAATGGAAGTAGGGGCCAGAGAAAAAATTTACTATGATGACAGCTATTTCAATTCAGAGATTTTCAGAAAAAGCCAGGAAATAAGCTTCTACGCCGACGGCGTCTTTACCGTAAGCCTTGAAGGCCTTGGACCGGACAGTATATTGATAGACGACGGGAATAAAACCGTTGCCATTACGATAGCAAGGCCTGAGCTTTCTTACATAGCCTATGACCCTGAAAAAACCTTATACGGAAATACGGAGAAGGGGCTTCTTCGCTTTGGAGACGTAAAGATATCCATGGAGGAATTTAATCAGCTTCAAATAAGGGCAGAAGAGCTTTTAAAGGCAAAAATAAACGGCAATGATTTTATCCGAGAAGCTGAAAAAAGGACGGAAGCGGCAGCAAAGGAATTGTTTAAGGCGGCCCTTTCCAAAACGGAATTATCTAAGTATGAAATCATAATAATTTTAAAGGGTGAGGAATCTGATTTGGCTTGAAAGTGAAAGACTTATTTTAAGAGACCATGTGGAAGCAGATTTTGAAAGCCATCATGAGCTTATAAGCAATGAAAAAAACATGTATTATATGCCGGAAGTTCTTACCCATTCGCTTAAAGAAAGCCGTGAGAATTTCAATGTTACCCTGAATGCCTCGAAGGAAGAAAAAAGAAGCAAATATTTTCTGAGAATAGAAACAAAAGACGGAATTCACGTAGGTGAAATAGGCTATAGCATTACGTCCTTTACCCCTTTAGGAAACATGGGGGAACTGGGCTATTTTATCAGAGAAGAAATGCAGAGAAAAGGCTATGCATCGGAAGCCGCCAAAAGGCTGATAGAATTTGCCTTTAAAGAAGGGGACCTAATCAGGCTTTACTGTTCATGCCTTAAAGAAAATGCACCTTCAGAAGCCCTGATGAAAAAAATAGGGCTCATTAAGGAAGCGGAGCTTAGAGACTATGAATATCATGACGGAAAATTGAAAACAAGAGTTATTTACAGGCTTTTGAAAGACGAGTATGCTTATGAAACTTAAAAACAGTCTTCATGTGTTTTAATGGAATAAGTTTTCCATAGGGCTATAGTAAATACACTTGACCTTAAATAAAAAAAGCTTATAGGCCGCAGAAAATGCCTATAAGCTTTTTTATAGTAAGATTAAAATTGTATTCATTATGTATATCTATTTATTTTTATTTCTTGTTAAAATGTATCCGTCAAGGATTTCAACCAAGTCTTCTATCTCAGGCTTTGCAACCTGAGCGTTGGCTCCTAAGGAATCGCCTTTTATTTTCATATCGTCGCTGATTAAAGAAGAGAATATAATAACAGGGACGGGGGCTAAAACCGGGTCTGTTTTTATCTTTTTTAGTAAAGTATATCCGTCCATCTGGGGCATTTCTATATCTGTTATGATACATGAAACATGGTTAAAAATATCATCATTTTCTTCTTTTATTTTTACAATTTCGTCCCAGGCTTCCTGGCCGTTCGAAAAGGAGCGGATATTCTTATATCCTGCCGTATCCAGGCAGTTTATAATCATCTCTTTCAGGAAGCTTGAGTCTTCAACCACAAAGACGTCGTTTTGAATTTGCCTTTGGAATTTACGGGTTTCAAAACGCTTGGGGTCAAAGCTCTTATCGGAGCCTATATCGGAAAGCACTTTTTCAAAATCCAATATGGTAATTAATCTATCTTCTATCCTTGCTATTCCCACAGCAAGGGTTTCCATTCCGCCGTATATGGTTTTATCCGGCTTTTCAAGATCCGTCCATGAAAGCTTTTGAATAAGCTCAACAGAATGAACATGAAACGCCGTTGTAAGACTGTTAAAATGGGTAACAATCATAATGTCTCTTTCGGGATGCTCCGATTCGGGAAGCCCCAGATAGGCAGCTAAATTAACGACAGTAATGATTTTATCCCTTGGTTTAAAAACACCCTCCACATAAGGGCTTGTATGGGGTATGGACATAACAGGCTCATACTGCATGATTTCAAGTATTTTAGCAACATTTATACCGAAGCTTCTGCCGCCTATTTTAAATTCCATAACCTGAAGCTCGTTGCTGCCGGCTTCTATAAGCATATCTTCTTTGCTTTGTACAGCCATAATTGACCTCCTTGCTGATATTTATAAAAATCCATAATGAATGCCGGTAATCCGTGAAGGACTAAAATAATAAAGCCCTTTGATTTCTTGGTAGTATAATTACGTATGATTATACTATAAAATGGCAAATAATTAAAGTAATACCTCTTAATATTATATATCGGCATAAGGTTTAGGTTTGTTGATTTTATTTTTAATTTATGCTAATATTTTTATTTATAGTAAGTCGAGTTCAGCCTTGCAGTCAATGGGCTTTTTTAAAGCTGACTGCTGTATTAATAAATTAATAGAAATATGCGGACAATAAACGCTTAAGCCCGTATGCTTAAGTGATTATATATAGTTCAAGACTTAGGAGGAAAGCCTATGTGCGGCTTATGCGGTTTTACCCGGCATGAAAAAGAGGATTTTCATGGAAGCGCCTTAAACAATATGATGGATAAAATAATCCACAGAGGGCCTGACAGTGAAGGAACTTACGAAGGCGAAAATATCATGCTGGGTTTTAGAAGGCTCAGTATCATTGACCTTGACGAAGGTTCACAGCCGATATATAACGAGGATAGAACCAAGGTTATCGTTTTTAACGGCGAAATATATAACTATCAGTCTTTGAGGGCTGAAATGATTGAAAAGGACCATGTTTTTTCAACGAATTCCGATACGGAAGTTCTGATACATCTTTATGAGGAATACGGAACAGGGCTTTTAAACCATATCAGAGGAATGTTTGCCTTTGCAATTTACGATATGGAAAAGGACGAGCTTTTCTGTGCCAGAGATTTTTTCGGGATAAAGCCCTTTTATTATGCCTTGTGTAACGGTGAGCTGGTGTTTGCCTCTGAAATAAAAAGCATATTGGAATATCCGGGCATAAAAAAAGAAGTGAATACCCTTGCCTTGGAAAACTATCTTACCTTTCAGTATTCTGTTCTTGAAGAGACGTTTTTTAAGGGTATTTATAAGCTTATGCCTTCCCATTACCTTATTTTTAAAGAAAACCAGCTGGAAAAAATCAGGTATTTCCAGCCGGAATTTACGCCTGATAAAGCTCTCAGCCTTACGGAAGCCATAGACGCCATAGATAAAGGCGTTGAAGAGTCTATAAAAATGCATAAAATAAGCGACGTAGAAGTAGGCTCCTTTCTTTCAAGCGGCGTTGACTCAAGCTATGTGGCCGCCTGCTTTAAAGGGGATAAGACTTTTACCGTAGGCTTTGATTATGATAATTACAATGAAATAGAATATGCCAAAAGCCTTTCGGAAAAGGTAGGAATAGAAAATTATTCCAAAACAATTACCACAGAGGAATTTTGGGACGTGCTTCCTAAGGTTCAGTATCAGATGGACGAGCCTTTGGCAGACGCCGCCGCAATCGCTCTTTATTTTGTAAGCCAGATGGCATCACAGCATGTGAAGGTAGCCCTTTCGGGAGAAGGCGCAGACGAATTTTTCGGCGGATATAATATTTATAAAGAGCCCATAGACCTTAAAATATTAACCGACCTGCCTATGCCCATCAGAAGGCTTTTAGGAAAAATTGCTTCCAAAATCCCCTTTAAAATAAAGGGAAAGAATTTCTTTATCAGGGGCTCTAAAACTGTTGAAGAACGTTTCATAGGAAACGCCAACGTGTTTTCCAAAAGTGAAAGGGAAGCTATTTTAAAAGATCCCGCAGGAAAATTTGACCCTATGGAAATTACAGGGCCTTTATACGAAAAAATAAAAAATTACGACGATATTACAAAAATGCAGTATATAGACATCCACCTTTGGCTTATAGGAGATATTCTCTTAAAGGCGGATAAAATGAGCATGGCTCATTCCCTTGAAGTAAGGGTTCCTTATCTCGATAAGGAAATATTTAAAATAGCATCTAAAATTCCCGTTAATTACAGGGTAAATAAAACAGCGACAAAATATGCCTTTAGAATGGCTGCAAAAAGGCATCTGCCGGAAGACGTTGCCAATAAGAAAAAGCTTGGATTCCCTGTTCCCATAAGAATATGGCTTAAAGAAGACAAGTATTATCATATTGTTAAAGCTGAATTTGAAAGCGAAAATGCGGAGCTTTTTTTCAATAAAGAAAAGCTTAGCGCTCTTTTAGACGGCCATAGAGCAGGAAAAGCAGACAACAGCAGAAAAATATGGACTGTATTTATGTTTTTGATTTGGTACAGAGCGTATTTTAATTAATAAAAGCCCCGGATTTCCGGGGCTTTTGAATTTATTTTCCTGGCTTTACCTTTGAGAAATACTGATCTATAAGGCTTTCGGCTATTTGCTTTTTCGTAGCGGCGTCAATTGAAAGATAGAGTATTAAAAGAAGGGCTTTCAGCTCATCTTTATTTTTGACATTTAAAGTTCCTATGACTCTTTGTATCTCTTCTTCTGCAAGTGCATGGGCCGTTTCCCAGACACTTTCGATATGGGATTTTTCTGCTTCCTGAGCCCTTGTAAAAAGCTCATAAATGGTTTCAATACCGCTTTCTTTAATAATATCTGAATTTAAGAGCTTGCCTATATCAGCAATAGACAGGCTGTATTTCAAATGAAAAATCATAATCAGAAGCATCATCTGAGAGGAGGAATATTTCTTTCTGTCAGGAGGAGGAAGTATTCTGCCTTTTGTATAATTATTTATCATGGTTTTTGTAATAATTTTATCATCGTTTGTTCTCTTATAGGAAGACAGGTTCTCCTCCATAAAGGTAGTAACCTGGTCCATATAAAGCCGGATATTGGGGATTTCTTCGGCATCTATAATTTTAATAAAGTCTTTTTCCTCCATAACACTGTACCTTTCATAGATAAATTTATTAAATATTAAAATAAAAGATTATTTTAATATTTAATAAATCCTAGTCTTAATATTCAGTTTCAATTATATACAAAAAATTATAATATTGCAACCATATAATATGGTTTTGTAAACTACATAGGAAATACCTATGACCACGGGGAAAAGGGGAAAAACGAGAAACCCACGAAAAATACTGAATAAGATTTTAATTTTATAGCAAAATAACTTTCCGGTAGGAACAAAAACCTATTTTTCATAAACGGCTTAAATATAATAGAAACACTTATATGAAGCCATTCATAGGCAACAAAGCTGAAAAGGTCTTTGCTGCCTACAAAGGAACGTTTAGCTAGCTTCTCTGTAAGTGTTTTCAGGTTCACTAAGGATAAAATACACGGTTTTTGTTCCGGTAATTAAATTATTTTACTTTAGTGTTGAAGACTTAACCAACTTGATGGGAGTATTTTTGACTAGCAAAAACCTGAGCATAATGCCTTTGGTATTATGTTTTACGGCCGGATTTTTTGACCGTAGCAATTTATTTCCGTAAAATTGCAGAGACTTATAAGGTTTCTCTGGAAACTTTGCAAGCCTTCCTATAGTGTATCGCCAAAATAAAATTTTGACTTCGGGGCAAACACTTTCAAGTGTTCATCCTGAGAGAAAAGGCTTGCATATATATTTTTCTGTAATTATACTTTATTGTAATAAGGAGGCAGAAAAATGGGGTATTTTAAAACAAGAGGATTAAGAGGCTCTACCTTTGAGGAGATGATTAATCTTACCAATGAGGTATATTTAAAGAAAAATCTGGCAATTATACAGAAGATACCAACGCCTATTACACCCGTAAATATGGATAAAAGCAAAAACACCATTACCCTCGCATATTTCGAGAAAAAGAGCACGGTAGACTACATAGGGGCGGTCCAAGGCATACCTATATGCTTTGACGCCAAGGAAACAAACAGAAAGAGCCTTCCCATGCAGAATATCCATTCCCATCAGATCGAGTTTATGGAGAATTTTGAAAAGCAAAAGGGCATTGCTTTTTTCCTGGTTAATTTCACTCTTTATGACAGGATATTTTATCTTCCTTTCAGAGAGCTGAAATTTTATTGGGATACTGCCGTAAAAGGCGGCAGAAAAAGCATACCTTATGAAGCTTTTCACGAGGATTTTATAATACAGAATAAAAACGGGGCATATGTTCATTATCTTGAAGGGATAAACAGAGATATTATCATAAAGGAAGGCTTATAGGAATTTCACTTGTATGCAGCTTTTTATAGCGGCATATGAAAGAGAAGCAGGAGGTACTATGAGCCGTATTAAGCCCTTTTTAATCATATTTGTTATAATGCTCCTTTCGGCCTGCGTAAGAACAGGAGAGCCGGAAAATACGCCCGAAATAACGGAAGAAGCCGTGGAAGTTTCCACAATTCAAAAAACTGAGCCGGAGGCAATGCTTGCCATTTACTATGAAAAGGAAATGGAGACAGCACTTTATGAGCCGGAAGAAGGCTGCTATCTAGGGGCCTATATCTTATCCGATAAGGCAGTGGACTTTGACATAAAGAAATTCGAAAGCCTTACGGAAGCAAACCACAGCCTATACAGCTATTATACCAAGCTTTCAAGCCCTTTGCCTACAGAATGGATATTAAGCTGTATCGCAAATATGAAAACCCCAAATATATTCGTTTACCCCGACTCCATAGAAAACCCTTATGACTACGCAAAGCTTGAATCAGCGGCAAAAAAATTCGGGGAATTTT
This is a stretch of genomic DNA from Anaeropeptidivorans aminofermentans. It encodes these proteins:
- a CDS encoding GNAT family N-acetyltransferase; translation: MRNLIWLESERLILRDHVEADFESHHELISNEKNMYYMPEVLTHSLKESRENFNVTLNASKEEKRSKYFLRIETKDGIHVGEIGYSITSFTPLGNMGELGYFIREEMQRKGYASEAAKRLIEFAFKEGDLIRLYCSCLKENAPSEALMKKIGLIKEAELRDYEYHDGKLKTRVIYRLLKDEYAYET
- a CDS encoding Holliday junction resolvase RecU gives rise to the protein MGYFKTRGLRGSTFEEMINLTNEVYLKKNLAIIQKIPTPITPVNMDKSKNTITLAYFEKKSTVDYIGAVQGIPICFDAKETNRKSLPMQNIHSHQIEFMENFEKQKGIAFFLVNFTLYDRIFYLPFRELKFYWDTAVKGGRKSIPYEAFHEDFIIQNKNGAYVHYLEGINRDIIIKEGL
- a CDS encoding chemotaxis protein; translation: MAVQSKEDMLIEAGSNELQVMEFKIGGRSFGINVAKILEIMQYEPVMSIPHTSPYVEGVFKPRDKIITVVNLAAYLGLPESEHPERDIMIVTHFNSLTTAFHVHSVELIQKLSWTDLEKPDKTIYGGMETLAVGIARIEDRLITILDFEKVLSDIGSDKSFDPKRFETRKFQRQIQNDVFVVEDSSFLKEMIINCLDTAGYKNIRSFSNGQEAWDEIVKIKEENDDIFNHVSCIITDIEMPQMDGYTLLKKIKTDPVLAPVPVIIFSSLISDDMKIKGDSLGANAQVAKPEIEDLVEILDGYILTRNKNK
- the asnB gene encoding asparagine synthase (glutamine-hydrolyzing) translates to MCGLCGFTRHEKEDFHGSALNNMMDKIIHRGPDSEGTYEGENIMLGFRRLSIIDLDEGSQPIYNEDRTKVIVFNGEIYNYQSLRAEMIEKDHVFSTNSDTEVLIHLYEEYGTGLLNHIRGMFAFAIYDMEKDELFCARDFFGIKPFYYALCNGELVFASEIKSILEYPGIKKEVNTLALENYLTFQYSVLEETFFKGIYKLMPSHYLIFKENQLEKIRYFQPEFTPDKALSLTEAIDAIDKGVEESIKMHKISDVEVGSFLSSGVDSSYVAACFKGDKTFTVGFDYDNYNEIEYAKSLSEKVGIENYSKTITTEEFWDVLPKVQYQMDEPLADAAAIALYFVSQMASQHVKVALSGEGADEFFGGYNIYKEPIDLKILTDLPMPIRRLLGKIASKIPFKIKGKNFFIRGSKTVEERFIGNANVFSKSEREAILKDPAGKFDPMEITGPLYEKIKNYDDITKMQYIDIHLWLIGDILLKADKMSMAHSLEVRVPYLDKEIFKIASKIPVNYRVNKTATKYAFRMAAKRHLPEDVANKKKLGFPVPIRIWLKEDKYYHIVKAEFESENAELFFNKEKLSALLDGHRAGKADNSRKIWTVFMFLIWYRAYFN
- a CDS encoding DUF4230 domain-containing protein, which encodes MKNKIILFLAVISMAVFGGYILNDTVNKEIDPNSISGISQLAGVKGISNRIIAEDVLIEAMETNAKLVVMEVGAREKIYYDDSYFNSEIFRKSQEISFYADGVFTVSLEGLGPDSILIDDGNKTVAITIARPELSYIAYDPEKTLYGNTEKGLLRFGDVKISMEEFNQLQIRAEELLKAKINGNDFIREAEKRTEAAAKELFKAALSKTELSKYEIIIILKGEESDLA
- a CDS encoding DUF1836 domain-containing protein, whose product is MEEKDFIKIIDAEEIPNIRLYMDQVTTFMEENLSSYKRTNDDKIITKTMINNYTKGRILPPPDRKKYSSSQMMLLIMIFHLKYSLSIADIGKLLNSDIIKESGIETIYELFTRAQEAEKSHIESVWETAHALAEEEIQRVIGTLNVKNKDELKALLLILYLSIDAATKKQIAESLIDQYFSKVKPGK